The Nitrospira sp. genome contains a region encoding:
- a CDS encoding transposase: MERGIGWSPSTRSGRPVANACIESFNGRLRDECLNGHPFDSLAEAQAILETWRMDDNRDRPHGSLEHLTPSEFVSQRQDERIAEAIICSGSKLSRNGTNVICQNVLPLAVYD; this comes from the coding sequence ATGGAACGCGGTATCGGTTGGTCCCCGAGTACGCGATCGGGCAGACCCGTCGCAAATGCCTGTATTGAATCGTTCAATGGACGACTGCGCGACGAGTGTCTGAACGGGCACCCGTTCGACTCGCTCGCGGAGGCACAGGCCATACTGGAAACCTGGCGGATGGATGACAATCGCGACCGGCCCCACGGTTCACTTGAACACCTGACTCCAAGCGAATTCGTCAGCCAACGTCAGGACGAACGTATCGCCGAAGCAATCATCTGCTCTGGTTCAAAGTTGTCTCGAAACGGGACCAACGTCATCTGCCAAAACGTGCTCCCTCTAGCTGTCTACGATTGA
- a CDS encoding fibronectin type III domain-containing protein, producing the protein MSPASGMGNGMVTLTVTTGALTAGTHTATITLSAAGAPSVSVPVTFTVTAAPSSISLNPSSLTYTGVSGGSNPSNQAVTITSNGSWTASDNATWLTLSPTSGSGNGNISASVNLGNVPVGTNTGTITVTSGGATKTISVSLTVSAASLTVSSNNLAFTATQGAANPAAQAITLDSNGTWTASDDAAWLSLSPTSGSKSGSITASVNTATATQGSNSTTIRLTSGGITRNVTVTLTLNAPSSSSATLTWRANSETDLAGYKVYRATSSGAYGAPIATVGGSVTTYQATGLQYGTTYFFVVTAYDIAGNESAYSNEVSKSIF; encoded by the coding sequence TTGAGTCCGGCTTCTGGCATGGGTAATGGCATGGTCACATTGACCGTTACCACGGGCGCCCTGACGGCGGGGACGCACACGGCGACGATCACCTTGAGTGCCGCGGGAGCGCCCAGCGTATCGGTCCCGGTGACCTTCACCGTGACGGCGGCCCCGAGTTCGATCTCACTAAACCCTTCGTCACTAACCTATACAGGCGTGTCGGGCGGCTCTAATCCATCCAACCAGGCTGTGACCATCACCTCGAATGGGAGTTGGACGGCCAGCGACAATGCGACCTGGCTCACGCTAAGTCCGACGTCGGGCTCGGGCAACGGAAACATCTCCGCGAGCGTCAATTTAGGGAACGTTCCAGTCGGAACAAATACCGGCACTATTACCGTGACCAGTGGAGGCGCCACAAAAACCATCAGTGTATCCTTGACGGTTTCTGCCGCTTCATTGACGGTATCGTCCAATAACCTCGCCTTTACGGCAACTCAGGGAGCCGCAAACCCTGCGGCCCAGGCGATCACACTCGATTCAAATGGCACGTGGACGGCGAGTGACGATGCCGCCTGGCTGTCGCTTAGTCCGACGTCTGGATCGAAGAGTGGAAGCATTACGGCAAGCGTGAACACGGCAACCGCCACTCAGGGAAGCAATTCAACTACTATTAGGCTGACTAGCGGGGGTATAACCAGAAACGTAACCGTCACTCTGACTCTGAATGCCCCGTCGAGTTCTTCCGCAACTCTGACTTGGAGGGCCAATAGCGAAACAGATTTGGCCGGATACAAAGTGTATCGAGCAACGAGTTCAGGGGCCTATGGAGCCCCCATTGCCACGGTCGGAGGAAGCGTGACCACTTACCAGGCAACAGGTTTGCAATACGGGACAACGTATTTTTTTGTCGTGACAGCCTATGACATCGCGGGGAATGAAAGCGCCTATTCGAATGAGGTCAGCAAAAGTATTTTTTGA
- a CDS encoding prepilin-type N-terminal cleavage/methylation domain-containing protein yields MREDGLTLIEILVTMTIVVILASVAMPLSKVSTKRAQEIELRQHLRTIRSAIDVFKLEWNRDGEILLGTVCVKNKLTCKDVTGPYGYPKSLDVLLGVKLTGQEATLRGTTTRRYLRVMPIDPLTGKSDWLLRCYKDRPKPTSWCGEDIYDVMSQSEATALDGTKYQDW; encoded by the coding sequence GTGAGGGAGGACGGCCTCACACTCATCGAGATTCTCGTCACAATGACCATCGTTGTGATCTTGGCCTCGGTCGCCATGCCTCTGAGTAAGGTATCGACGAAACGAGCCCAAGAGATCGAGCTGCGCCAGCATCTTCGGACAATTCGCAGCGCGATCGATGTGTTTAAGCTGGAATGGAATCGTGACGGCGAGATCCTACTTGGAACCGTGTGTGTCAAGAATAAGCTCACGTGCAAGGACGTCACCGGGCCGTATGGTTATCCGAAGTCTCTCGATGTGCTGTTGGGGGTGAAGTTAACGGGGCAGGAAGCGACGCTCCGAGGCACCACGACGAGGCGCTATTTGCGAGTCATGCCGATCGACCCTCTGACGGGTAAATCTGATTGGCTCTTGCGCTGTTACAAGGATCGTCCGAAGCCGACTAGTTGGTGTGGTGAAGATATCTACGATGTGATGTCACAAAGCGAGGCGACCGCGCTCGATGGCACCAAGTATCAGGATTGGTAG
- a CDS encoding nucleotide sugar dehydrogenase: MKKRPSRSIAVVGLGYVGLPIAVAFGKIAPVVGFDVNKKKIDELRKGIDRTGEVSKKDLKAAQVRYTSEPSDLKAAQFIIVAVPTPINEALQPDLTALQKASELIGRNLSADTIVVYESTVYPGATEEVCLPILERTSGMKAGVDFKIGYSPERINPGDKEHTLEKITKVVSAQDRESLDVVAATYALVVKAGIYRASSIKVAEAAKVIENTQRDLNIALMNELALIFHRLGIDTTSVLEAAGTKWNFLKFSPGLVGGHCIGVDPYYLTSKAESVGYHPQVILSGRRINNGMGKFVAEHTMKLLSQLSRPANELRVGVLGLTFKENVPDLRNSKVPDIIHELREYGIEVLVHDPIAESEEAMAEYGIHLVEWNKLKDLDGLIVAVAHKKFADVSLQDLLKPLRNRKQGVVIDVKSILDQSQIPSSLKYWRL, encoded by the coding sequence ATGAAGAAACGACCGTCGCGTTCTATCGCTGTTGTGGGATTGGGTTATGTCGGTCTTCCGATCGCAGTGGCGTTTGGGAAGATTGCCCCAGTCGTTGGGTTTGATGTCAATAAAAAGAAAATTGACGAGTTACGAAAGGGAATCGATCGGACAGGGGAAGTATCGAAAAAGGATCTGAAAGCTGCGCAGGTTCGGTATACGTCAGAGCCGTCGGACCTCAAAGCCGCCCAATTCATCATTGTCGCAGTTCCAACCCCTATCAATGAGGCATTGCAGCCGGATCTGACGGCGTTGCAGAAAGCATCAGAGCTGATCGGGCGAAACCTGTCTGCAGACACCATCGTGGTGTACGAATCCACGGTCTATCCGGGCGCGACGGAGGAAGTGTGTCTGCCGATTCTGGAAAGAACTTCGGGAATGAAAGCCGGCGTTGATTTCAAAATCGGGTACTCGCCGGAGCGAATCAATCCGGGTGACAAGGAGCATACGCTCGAAAAGATTACGAAGGTGGTATCTGCGCAAGACCGTGAATCGCTGGATGTCGTAGCGGCGACATATGCGCTGGTGGTGAAAGCTGGTATTTATCGCGCATCAAGCATCAAGGTGGCGGAGGCGGCCAAAGTCATCGAAAATACTCAGCGAGACCTGAACATTGCGTTGATGAACGAGCTGGCACTGATTTTTCATCGACTGGGAATAGATACGACATCCGTTCTTGAAGCCGCCGGGACGAAGTGGAACTTCCTCAAGTTCTCGCCCGGCCTCGTTGGCGGTCATTGTATCGGCGTGGATCCTTATTATTTGACCTCCAAAGCGGAATCAGTGGGCTACCATCCCCAGGTTATTCTTTCTGGCCGGCGCATCAACAATGGGATGGGAAAGTTTGTCGCAGAACATACCATGAAGTTGCTCAGCCAGCTGTCACGCCCTGCGAATGAACTACGAGTAGGGGTGCTCGGGTTGACGTTCAAGGAAAATGTGCCCGATCTTCGCAACAGCAAGGTGCCCGATATCATTCATGAGCTTCGTGAATATGGGATCGAGGTACTGGTGCATGACCCTATTGCAGAATCTGAAGAAGCGATGGCAGAGTACGGCATTCATCTCGTCGAATGGAACAAGCTCAAAGATCTCGACGGACTGATCGTGGCTGTCGCACATAAGAAGTTCGCCGATGTGAGTCTACAGGATCTGCTCAAGCCTCTTCGGAATCGAAAGCAGGGTGTCGTGATCGACGTCAAGAGCATCCTTGACCAGAGCCAAATCCCTTCTTCCCTAAAATACTGGCGTCTCTAA
- a CDS encoding AAA family ATPase, producing the protein MQTTDAAVLVEQTGATTAREYLFIASRNRWVIASSIALSLALAFGYYLIATKYYLSQTMIVAEGRRGIDNVIDKQKADAEENFDQHLFLIQRQIISRDFLGAVFKEFSLYESGLNEEEEVAAFNELKANTRIERVKMEQGAGFSGTAFIEGFVVSFLHQDPKTAMQVTARIADKFIDENNREREREFEGAGEFLDEEMRWMKRELENKEENISRFKKSHISDLPQQSDANIRSLDRAEGEITASTESLQRHSDKLSMLNQAVQQYRVSGQQSAGIVSTRSMEPDSLYRRLKELREKLVKLRAEFWDGYPEVVLTKEEIRQVEEELTNLYGKDAIRLDKAVLDPYLQDLLRMQNEEKTEITLLQRRLEQLHATKRDLEKRLERSPQVEQELLVLERDYNNMKANYAMLLDKRLHTRVAENMEKRQKEGKFRILERATFPRTPAVPNKLKVLVLGFLFGCVSGAGLSILRERLTPQFREPEDVELLLTGPRLLAAIPDFSSLWRAGSDSRNLQSSYLLRRPLDMVSRSQPEVMSSQQLLDNRPRFGEVDRRFVTKMFPRSMAAEQYRVAAARLQLLNTTGASMVVAVTSAIKGEGKTTTVINLGYTLSRDFGRRVLLLDCDFVFPELTAFLETPIKYGLIDCLRSDIPLQQAMTSFADVPCWLMPAGESVEDSNELLRAGQLNRVLSQLREEFDYILLNAPPILPVATMNVLESHSDLLLLVVRANLTSKQAVTQALGSLRAAKPIHVVLNGVSANSLPSYMLDYSASESRVAV; encoded by the coding sequence ATGCAAACCACTGATGCTGCTGTGCTAGTTGAACAAACGGGAGCAACCACTGCCCGTGAGTATCTCTTCATTGCTTCGCGCAACAGGTGGGTGATAGCAAGTTCGATAGCGCTCTCTCTGGCATTGGCTTTCGGGTACTACTTAATAGCTACTAAATACTATCTGTCACAGACGATGATTGTTGCCGAAGGACGCAGAGGCATCGATAATGTTATCGACAAGCAAAAAGCTGACGCAGAAGAAAATTTCGATCAGCATCTCTTTCTGATTCAGCGCCAAATCATCAGCAGGGATTTCTTGGGTGCGGTCTTCAAAGAATTCAGTCTATATGAGAGTGGACTTAACGAAGAAGAAGAGGTTGCGGCCTTCAACGAGTTGAAGGCGAATACGAGAATTGAGCGAGTCAAGATGGAGCAAGGCGCGGGTTTCAGCGGAACAGCCTTTATTGAAGGATTTGTGGTTTCCTTTCTGCATCAGGATCCCAAGACGGCCATGCAGGTGACAGCCAGAATTGCAGACAAGTTCATCGATGAAAACAACAGGGAGCGCGAGCGGGAATTCGAAGGTGCGGGAGAGTTTCTCGATGAAGAGATGCGATGGATGAAACGGGAGCTGGAGAACAAAGAAGAGAACATCAGTCGCTTCAAAAAATCCCACATCAGTGATCTCCCCCAGCAGTCGGATGCCAATATCAGAAGCTTGGATCGAGCTGAGGGAGAGATTACCGCCAGCACCGAGAGTCTTCAGCGCCATTCAGACAAGTTGTCTATGCTGAATCAAGCAGTGCAGCAGTACCGTGTGTCTGGGCAGCAGAGTGCCGGAATCGTGAGTACACGCTCTATGGAGCCAGACTCGCTGTATCGCCGGCTGAAGGAACTCCGAGAGAAACTCGTCAAACTTAGAGCAGAGTTTTGGGACGGATATCCTGAGGTGGTCCTGACCAAGGAGGAAATTCGGCAAGTTGAAGAAGAGTTGACCAATTTGTATGGCAAGGATGCGATTCGACTGGATAAAGCGGTTCTTGACCCATATCTTCAAGATCTCTTAAGAATGCAGAACGAGGAGAAGACAGAGATAACTCTTCTCCAGCGACGTTTGGAACAGTTGCATGCCACCAAGAGAGATCTTGAAAAACGCCTGGAGAGGTCGCCTCAAGTCGAACAGGAGTTGCTGGTCCTCGAACGCGACTACAATAATATGAAGGCGAATTATGCAATGCTTCTGGATAAACGATTGCATACGCGAGTTGCGGAAAATATGGAAAAGCGGCAGAAGGAAGGAAAGTTCCGCATCCTGGAGCGCGCCACTTTCCCTCGAACTCCGGCAGTTCCAAACAAGCTGAAAGTGTTGGTATTAGGATTTCTTTTTGGGTGTGTTTCTGGAGCCGGCTTGTCAATCTTGCGCGAGAGACTTACCCCGCAATTCCGCGAACCGGAAGATGTAGAACTGCTCTTGACTGGTCCTCGGTTGTTAGCTGCTATTCCGGATTTCTCATCACTGTGGCGTGCGGGAAGCGACTCAAGGAATTTGCAGAGTTCTTACTTGCTGAGACGGCCGCTGGATATGGTTTCGAGATCTCAGCCTGAGGTCATGTCGAGCCAGCAGTTATTGGACAATCGACCGCGGTTTGGTGAGGTTGACAGAAGATTTGTAACCAAAATGTTTCCCCGTTCCATGGCTGCTGAGCAGTATCGCGTTGCAGCTGCGAGGCTTCAGTTGCTCAACACGACAGGGGCATCAATGGTTGTAGCCGTGACGAGCGCCATCAAAGGTGAGGGGAAAACGACGACTGTGATTAATCTCGGCTATACGCTCTCGCGAGACTTTGGGAGGCGAGTGCTTCTGCTGGATTGTGACTTTGTCTTTCCCGAACTGACGGCCTTCCTGGAAACTCCGATAAAATATGGGCTAATTGACTGCCTGAGGAGCGACATTCCCCTGCAACAAGCCATGACTTCCTTTGCCGATGTTCCCTGTTGGCTAATGCCTGCTGGCGAATCTGTAGAGGATTCCAACGAATTGTTAAGAGCCGGTCAGCTTAATCGTGTTCTGTCACAGCTCCGAGAGGAATTTGATTATATCCTACTGAATGCTCCACCGATCTTGCCTGTGGCCACGATGAACGTGCTGGAAAGCCATAGCGATCTCCTCCTTCTTGTGGTGAGAGCAAATCTGACGTCTAAGCAAGCGGTAACCCAGGCACTGGGCTCTTTGCGGGCAGCCAAACCTATTCATGTGGTTCTCAATGGTGTTTCGGCAAACTCGCTTCCAAGCTATATGCTGGATTATTCAGCCAGCGAGAGTCGGGTAGCTGTCTAG
- a CDS encoding transposase, protein MKRPKFSEERIVYTLRQMESTTSLSDLCRQHGIAEQLFPARKKKLDEVNSWLKRLVADLAGYTYTVGGLVKKKLRPAHRRELAHWFRDTFSVSCARACHLAQFSRAALHRKSRDKGRTALRLRMRDLAHATPQFGYRRIWVWLRREGWVIKRKQVRRLHRLDGLHLFMRVRRRKHIALHRGPAPIPTGPMERWSMDFVHDTLADGRPILILTIVDHWSRSSPVVEMGGRMSGERIGWIPGRMTANWTLRR, encoded by the coding sequence ATGAAGCGGCCAAAGTTTTCTGAAGAGCGGATCGTCTACACCCTCCGGCAAATGGAAAGCACTACCTCCCTCAGCGACCTCTGTCGGCAACACGGCATTGCCGAGCAGCTCTTCCCTGCCCGGAAGAAGAAACTCGATGAAGTAAACAGTTGGCTGAAGCGGCTGGTGGCCGATCTCGCTGGATACACATATACTGTCGGAGGCCTTGTGAAAAAAAAGCTAAGGCCCGCCCACCGCCGAGAATTGGCTCACTGGTTTCGGGACACCTTCTCGGTGAGTTGTGCGCGGGCCTGTCACTTGGCGCAGTTCAGCCGCGCTGCCTTGCACCGGAAGAGCCGGGACAAAGGTCGAACCGCCTTGCGGCTGCGCATGCGGGATCTTGCCCATGCCACGCCGCAGTTTGGGTATCGACGAATTTGGGTGTGGCTACGGCGTGAGGGCTGGGTGATCAAGCGCAAGCAGGTCCGCCGGCTCCATCGGCTCGACGGCTTGCACCTGTTTATGCGCGTGCGGCGACGCAAACATATCGCCCTTCACCGGGGTCCGGCCCCGATTCCGACCGGTCCTATGGAGCGCTGGAGCATGGATTTCGTGCATGATACCCTGGCCGACGGACGGCCGATCCTGATCCTGACCATCGTGGATCATTGGAGTCGCTCGAGTCCGGTTGTAGAGATGGGAGGGCGTATGTCGGGGGAGAGGATAGGCTGGATCCCCGGTCGAATGACGGCGAACTGGACCCTTCGGCGATAG
- a CDS encoding polysaccharide biosynthesis protein, with product MKRAFDVCMAALGLVVTAPLLAVISILIKLDSLGPVIFRQVRVGRGFRPFEIQKFRTMAVDVSGSSLPLTVGRDARITRVGRILRKYKLDELPQLLNVLVGDMSFVGPRPEVPRYVESLRSEYSEVLAVRPGITDLASLRYIDEATLLAFSSNPQEEYQLKVLPEKLRLAKLYIRHMSLRLDFAIIMQTLLHIVRLPIVVFTLPELKAAVELPSSSPWTTLGAFVTKWRRPIIVVLDVGLIVLANYLAFVLRYDGSIPVGEMGTFEQTVLGLVAIRGVAFALFGLNEGLWRYTSIWDLQYILAGVLTSTVVFYGWVHWIMEIHSYPRSIFAIDAILLIGFLAGVRLPSRVLRDKAIFQKKRRVLVVGAGDSGERVVREMKTRTVFNCQPIGIVDDHVGLLNQRIHGVRVLGGVRDIPKLVEELKPEVVVVAIPEATPDFLRGLVIKLEPYDISIKTLPGKEELLTDQSTISQMRNISVPDLLSRAPIDLDNEATKQMVRGKSVLITGAGGSIGSELARQITLFEPKVLLLYERHENSLYNIHKELDDRKLGFPVIPLIGDVTDAHRLCTVLEQHKPQIMFHAAAHKHVPLVELNPLEAVKNNCIGTRVTAEAASLYGVEQFVHISTDKAVNPSSVMGATKRVAELIIQDIARTSQTRFLLVRFGNVLGSSGSVLLRFQEQIRAGGPVTVTHPEIRRYFMLIPEAVQLVLQAATIGEQGHIYILDMGEQIKVLDIARSLIRLSGFIPGKDIPIRFVGLRPGEKLYEELVGEGEVAVGSSLDKILQIRTINRLDFEEFRAKLAALEAASYGDEINTVLERLKEIVPMFRTSVSGTEFLAVSSGVDAAIRK from the coding sequence ATGAAACGCGCATTTGATGTGTGCATGGCCGCTTTGGGACTGGTTGTCACGGCGCCTCTTCTAGCGGTTATTTCTATTTTGATTAAGTTAGACTCGCTGGGGCCGGTGATCTTCCGACAGGTTCGCGTGGGACGGGGATTTCGTCCGTTCGAGATACAAAAATTTAGGACTATGGCTGTGGATGTTTCTGGGAGCAGTTTGCCTCTCACGGTCGGACGAGATGCTCGTATAACGAGAGTTGGTCGAATTTTGCGGAAGTATAAGCTCGATGAGCTGCCTCAGCTGCTGAATGTCCTTGTAGGTGATATGAGCTTTGTCGGCCCGAGGCCAGAAGTTCCACGTTATGTTGAAAGCTTACGTTCTGAATATTCCGAGGTGCTCGCTGTTCGTCCCGGGATTACCGACCTGGCCTCGTTGAGATACATCGATGAAGCGACGCTTCTAGCGTTCTCCTCCAACCCGCAAGAAGAATATCAGCTCAAAGTCCTTCCCGAAAAACTTCGATTGGCCAAGCTGTATATTCGCCATATGTCTCTGCGACTCGATTTCGCCATAATCATGCAAACTCTCCTGCATATTGTTAGGTTGCCGATCGTAGTCTTTACGCTTCCGGAACTAAAAGCCGCTGTAGAACTTCCTTCGTCTTCTCCCTGGACTACCCTGGGGGCCTTCGTCACAAAGTGGCGTAGGCCAATCATCGTTGTGCTTGATGTAGGTCTAATAGTTTTGGCGAACTATTTGGCATTTGTGTTGAGATATGATGGAAGCATTCCTGTAGGTGAGATGGGTACGTTCGAGCAAACAGTGCTTGGGTTGGTTGCCATTAGAGGCGTGGCGTTTGCATTGTTTGGGCTCAACGAAGGTTTATGGAGATACACGAGTATTTGGGATCTTCAGTATATCCTTGCCGGAGTCTTGACCAGTACGGTGGTCTTTTATGGTTGGGTCCATTGGATAATGGAGATACACAGTTATCCACGTTCCATATTTGCTATCGACGCCATTCTACTTATTGGTTTTCTTGCCGGAGTGAGACTGCCATCGAGGGTGCTTCGCGACAAAGCGATTTTTCAGAAGAAACGGAGGGTGCTGGTTGTCGGGGCGGGCGATTCAGGGGAACGGGTCGTACGTGAGATGAAAACTCGTACGGTATTCAACTGTCAACCGATCGGAATCGTTGATGACCATGTTGGGCTTCTCAATCAACGCATCCACGGAGTCCGAGTCTTGGGCGGCGTGAGAGACATCCCAAAACTTGTAGAAGAGCTCAAGCCCGAAGTGGTCGTGGTTGCTATCCCTGAGGCAACGCCTGATTTTCTTCGAGGCCTTGTCATCAAGTTAGAGCCATATGACATCTCAATTAAGACACTGCCTGGGAAAGAGGAACTTCTCACTGATCAAAGTACAATTAGCCAGATGCGCAATATTTCTGTTCCAGACCTTCTGTCTCGTGCACCTATAGATTTGGACAATGAAGCAACGAAGCAGATGGTCAGAGGCAAGAGTGTCTTAATCACGGGTGCAGGTGGCTCGATCGGCTCGGAATTGGCTCGTCAAATCACATTGTTTGAGCCAAAAGTGCTATTGCTTTATGAGCGCCATGAGAATAGCTTATACAACATTCATAAAGAGTTAGATGATCGGAAACTCGGATTTCCCGTCATTCCCTTGATTGGGGACGTTACTGATGCTCATCGACTCTGTACGGTATTGGAGCAGCATAAGCCTCAGATTATGTTCCATGCTGCAGCGCACAAGCATGTTCCACTCGTGGAGCTGAATCCACTTGAAGCCGTAAAAAATAACTGCATTGGCACACGGGTCACTGCAGAGGCGGCAAGCCTCTACGGAGTTGAGCAATTCGTTCATATCTCGACTGACAAGGCGGTTAATCCTTCGAGTGTGATGGGAGCCACTAAACGGGTGGCTGAACTCATCATTCAAGACATTGCGAGGACAAGTCAGACGCGTTTCCTTCTTGTGCGGTTTGGCAATGTTCTTGGCAGTAGCGGGAGTGTATTGCTACGCTTTCAGGAGCAGATTAGGGCTGGTGGACCGGTGACCGTCACGCATCCTGAAATCAGACGTTACTTTATGCTCATCCCTGAAGCCGTTCAGTTGGTCCTTCAGGCGGCAACGATCGGCGAACAAGGCCACATTTATATTCTTGACATGGGGGAGCAAATCAAAGTTCTCGATATTGCGCGGAGCCTCATCAGGTTGTCAGGATTTATTCCTGGCAAGGACATTCCTATTCGATTCGTTGGCCTTCGTCCAGGGGAAAAGCTTTACGAGGAATTGGTCGGAGAAGGAGAGGTTGCAGTGGGCTCCTCACTGGATAAGATCTTGCAGATTCGGACAATTAATCGGCTCGACTTCGAAGAGTTTCGGGCCAAGCTAGCTGCGCTAGAGGCAGCAAGTTATGGGGACGAGATCAATACGGTGCTCGAACGACTGAAGGAAATTGTCCCGATGTTTCGAACTTCCGTTTCCGGCACGGAGTTTTTGGCGGTTTCGAGCGGTGTTGATGCTGCTATCCGTAAATAG
- a CDS encoding LysM peptidoglycan-binding domain-containing protein: MWRSTAVGILLLGISACSSLEPLLEQDTGDLQLTVDALKTSLSDAQRALVDLRVEVEARRQEFADAQITRAQLEGRIREAERRLTEARHVIDLQREELVNSRTERDRARRTGAALQNQLKQLQKYQSKMGKHTAGEMPAAMAFPREGQPELATLGLQGEALPDDFGDSTGVIPQPAIHVSRGSSVGTVPSMARPSTMATDLSVLIKPGDTLWNLAQRHRTSVKRLMEINALSNDHIQAGQVLWLTESSTGESEHDRM; the protein is encoded by the coding sequence ATGTGGAGGAGCACTGCCGTCGGGATCCTTTTACTTGGGATATCGGCGTGTAGCTCACTCGAACCTCTTTTGGAGCAGGACACCGGGGATCTTCAACTTACCGTGGATGCGCTCAAAACATCGCTAAGTGATGCCCAACGGGCGCTTGTCGATTTGCGAGTGGAGGTTGAAGCACGCCGCCAAGAATTCGCCGATGCCCAGATTACTCGGGCTCAACTCGAGGGGCGCATTCGAGAGGCGGAACGTCGGTTGACTGAAGCCCGCCATGTCATTGATCTTCAACGAGAAGAGTTGGTTAATTCGCGTACTGAGCGAGATCGTGCCCGTCGGACCGGCGCCGCCCTTCAAAACCAACTGAAGCAACTCCAAAAGTACCAATCTAAGATGGGAAAGCACACCGCGGGAGAAATGCCTGCAGCTATGGCGTTCCCCAGAGAGGGTCAACCGGAATTGGCGACCCTAGGCCTTCAGGGGGAAGCCCTACCGGATGATTTTGGAGACAGTACCGGAGTCATCCCGCAGCCGGCCATTCATGTGTCGAGAGGATCTTCGGTCGGGACAGTTCCGAGCATGGCTCGACCGTCAACCATGGCCACTGACTTATCCGTGTTGATCAAGCCTGGAGATACGCTCTGGAACCTCGCGCAACGGCATCGTACGTCCGTAAAGCGCCTCATGGAGATCAATGCGCTTTCCAATGACCATATTCAAGCTGGTCAGGTGCTCTGGCTCACTGAATCATCCACCGGCGAGTCCGAACACGACCGAATGTAG
- a CDS encoding prepilin-type N-terminal cleavage/methylation domain-containing protein, translating to MAPSIRIGRVSEWNTKGFTLVELMIVVSIVGILATLAVPSYQSSLLKAKETVLRQDLFTLRELLDHHRADQGKYPPSLDGLVAAGYLRVLPKDPFTNSSSSWQEIMEPTEGGIFDVYSGSDLVGTNGTPYNKW from the coding sequence ATGGCACCAAGTATCAGGATTGGTAGAGTGAGCGAATGGAACACGAAAGGTTTTACGCTCGTCGAACTCATGATTGTGGTGTCCATTGTCGGCATTTTGGCCACCCTCGCGGTTCCGTCCTATCAGTCATCGTTGCTCAAAGCTAAGGAGACGGTGTTGCGACAAGACCTTTTCACGCTGCGCGAGTTACTGGATCACCACCGCGCCGATCAGGGGAAGTATCCTCCCTCGTTAGATGGTCTGGTGGCGGCGGGATATCTACGGGTCCTTCCCAAAGATCCCTTCACGAATTCCTCGAGTTCTTGGCAAGAGATTATGGAACCGACCGAGGGTGGTATCTTTGATGTGTATTCAGGCTCAGACCTTGTTGGGACGAATGGAACTCCCTATAACAAATGGTGA